A single genomic interval of Alteromonas sp. CI.11.F.A3 harbors:
- the bioH gene encoding pimeloyl-ACP methyl ester esterase BioH yields the protein MKDLHTNTPLVTRTQGTGNDLVFLHGWGMNSGAFTSFIPYLTNSFRVTTIDLPGFGENAQHVPSPYSAESLAQMIAPYIPPKSIVVGWSLGGLVAQRLALLGGSKGLALKGLVTIASTPRFIAGPCWPGIAGDLLAMFESQLESNYNRTLERFLAIQAMGSDTARQDIKAIRGHISEYPEPDQHALKQGLRILSTEDLRQDIGRITVPTLRLYGRLDSLVPTSGIDRICELHPQADTVVLPHAAHAPFISHPQQSADILFSFASSVYQQKAS from the coding sequence AACACACCACTTGTCACCCGAACTCAAGGTACAGGAAACGATCTGGTTTTCCTTCACGGTTGGGGTATGAATAGCGGCGCATTTACCTCGTTTATTCCCTATTTAACCAATAGCTTTCGAGTTACCACTATTGATCTCCCCGGTTTCGGCGAAAACGCTCAGCATGTGCCTTCTCCTTATAGCGCTGAGTCTTTAGCACAAATGATAGCGCCTTACATTCCACCAAAAAGTATTGTCGTAGGGTGGTCTTTAGGCGGTTTGGTGGCGCAACGACTAGCCTTACTTGGTGGCAGTAAAGGGTTAGCTCTTAAAGGTTTAGTGACAATAGCCTCTACACCGCGATTCATCGCTGGCCCCTGCTGGCCTGGCATTGCAGGTGATTTACTGGCCATGTTCGAAAGTCAGTTAGAGAGTAACTACAATAGAACGCTAGAACGCTTTTTAGCCATTCAAGCAATGGGAAGTGATACGGCCCGCCAAGATATCAAAGCCATTCGTGGGCATATCAGTGAATACCCTGAACCTGACCAGCACGCGCTGAAACAAGGTTTAAGAATTCTTTCCACAGAAGATTTACGCCAAGACATTGGCCGCATAACGGTGCCAACCCTACGACTTTACGGTCGTTTAGATAGCCTAGTGCCTACCAGTGGTATAGATCGTATCTGCGAATTGCACCCTCAAGCCGATACCGTGGTATTGCCCCATGCAGCGCATGCACCTTTTATTTCTCACCCTCAGCAAAGCGCCGATATTTTGTTTAGTTTTGCATCAAGCGTGTACCAACAAAAAGCATCGTGA